A DNA window from Loxodonta africana isolate mLoxAfr1 chromosome 7, mLoxAfr1.hap2, whole genome shotgun sequence contains the following coding sequences:
- the LOC135231659 gene encoding olfactory receptor 8J3-like, producing MAPENLTGVTEFILMGVSDRPELQLPLFFVFLVIYGLTVVGNLGIITLTSVDSRLQTPMYFFLRQLAIINFGNSTVIAPKMLTNFLVKKKTTFYYECATQMGGFLFFIVAEVFVLAVMAYDRYVAICNPLLYMVVVSPQICLLLVSIAYVYGFSTGIVVPSCVFAMSYCSSNVINHFYCDIVPLLALSCSDTYFPETVVFISAATNLVLSVIIVLISYFNIVLSILRIHSSEGRKKAFSTCASHMMAVTVFYGTLLFMYLQPKTDHSLDSDKMASVFYTLVIPMLNPMIYSLRNKDVIAAFKRFLSNPCYSFKPM from the coding sequence ATGGCTCCTGAAAATCTCACTGGGGTGACGGAGTTCATTCTCATGGGAGTCTCAGACCGTCCTGAACTTCAGCTccctcttttctttgtctttcttgtAATCTATGGGCTGACCGTTGTAGGCAACCTGGGCATCATCACCCTCACCAGTGTGGACTCCCGTCTTCaaacccccatgtacttttttctgcGACAGTTGGCTATCATCAATTTTGGCAATTCTACCGTCATTGCCCCTAAAATGCTGACCAATTTCTTAGTAAAGAAGAAAACCactttttattatgaatgtgCCACCCAAATGGGTGGGTTCTTATTTTTCATTGTAGCTGAGGTTTTCGTGCTAgctgtgatggcctatgaccgctatgtggccatttgtaacccCCTGCTCTACATGGTGGTGGTATCTCCGCAGATCTGTCTTCTGCTGGTATCCATAGCATATGTCTATGGCTTTTCTACAGGTATCGTGGTTCCTTCTTGTGTATTTGCTATGTCTTACTGTTCTTCCAATGTCATCAACCATTTTTACTGTGACATTGTTCCCCTGTTAGCATTGTCCTGCTCTGATACTTATTTCCCAGAAACAGTAGTCTTTATTTCTGCAGCTACAAATTTGGTTCTCTCTGTGATTATAGTTCTAATATCCTATTTCAACATTGTCTTGTCCATTCTCAGGATACATTcatcagaaggaaggaaaaaagccttctccacctgtgcttCACATATGATGGCCGTCACAGTGTTCTATGGAACACTGCTATTCATGTATTTGCAGCCTAAAACTGACCATTCATTAGATTCTGATAAAATGGCTTCGGTGTTCTATACACTGGTGATCCCTATGCTGAATCCTATGATCTACAGCTTGAGGAACAAGGATGTGATAGCTGCCTTCAAGAGATTCCTGTCAAACCCATGCTATTCCTTTAAACCAATGTAA
- the LOC135231658 gene encoding olfactory receptor 8J3-like produces MAPENLTRVMEFILMGVSGHLELQIPLFFGFLVIYGLTVVGNLVIITLTSVDSRLQTPMYFFLRQLAIINFGNSTVIAPKMLTNFLVKKKTTFYYECATQMGGFLFFIVAEVFMLAVMAYDCYVAICNPLLYMVVVSRQICLLLVSITYAYGFSTAIVVTSCVFSMSYCSSNVINHFYCDTVPLLVLSCSDTYFPEIVIFSSAATNLVLSITVVVVSYSNIVLSILRIRSSEGRKKAFSTCASHIMAVTVFYGTLLFMYLQPKTHHSLDSDKMASVFYTLVIPMLNPMIYSLRNKDVIAAFKRFLSNPCYSFKPM; encoded by the coding sequence ATGGCTCCTGAAAATCTCACCCGGGTGATGGAGTTCATTCTCATGGGAGTCTCAGGCCATCTGGAGCTGCAGATCCCCCTTTTCTTTGGCTTCCTTGTCATCTATGGGCTGACCGTGGTAGGCAACCTGGTCATCATCACCCTCACCAGTGTGGACTCTCGCCTTCaaacccccatgtacttttttctccgACAATTGGCTATCATCAATTTTGGCAATTCTACCGTCATTGCCCCTAAAATGCTGACCAATTTCTTGGTAAAGAAGAAAACCactttttattatgaatgtgCTACCCAAATGGGTGGGTTCTTGTTTTTCATTGTAGCTGAGGTTTTCATGCTTGCTGTGATGGCCTATGACTGCTACGTGGCCATTTGTAACCCCCTGCTCTACATGGTGGTGGTATCTCGACAGATCTGTCTTTTGCTGGTATCCATCACATACGCCTATGGCTTTTCTACAGCTATTGTGGTTACTTCCTGTGTATTTTCTATGTCTTATTGTTCTTCCAATGTTATCAACCATTTTTACTGCGACACTGTTCCCCTGTTAGTATTGTCCTGCTCTGATACTTACTTCCCAGAAATAGTAATCTTTAGTTCTGCAGCTACAAATTTGGTTCTCTCCATAACTGTAGTTGTAGTATCCTATTCCAACATCGTCTTGTCAATTCTCAGAATACGTTcatcagaaggaaggaaaaaagcctTCTCCACATGTGCTTCACATATAATGGCGGTCACAGTGTTCTATGGAACACTGCTATTCATGTATTTGCAGCCTAAAACTCACCATTCATTAGATTCTGATAAAATGGCTTCAGTGTTCTATACGCTGGTGATCCCTATGCTGAATCCTATGATCTACAGcttgaggaataaggatgtgatAGCTGCCTTCAAGAGATTCCTGTCAAACCCATGCTATTCCTTTAAACCAATGTAA